Proteins from a single region of Sediminitomix flava:
- a CDS encoding SpoIIE family protein phosphatase, with product MKKIIFIISFWLLPSVVFSQQISSKQLIKKSHAEFSDGHFLQAAFYLETLVKRFPKNNGYKYSLILSYLETSQAEKAIPLLDELERTSYSSNGDFYYYRALAAHQMEAFEQALKYIEHAEKNTKVPGVKNKQKLKEQILRAQLEYKHPQTVVLRNMGEDINSEANDHSVIMSTDHQTIYYTVQSKDFIDGYTEKIYSTTQTKDGEWLEPINMKGLKSDGNNATVQARNNDTEIILYNDGDLYKRRFYKGRWREPIPLEEVNSPAHDTHCFITDDGNRIYYATRLNNKLTDDLDLYYIEKDEKDEWSEPIPITTLNTDFDEDSPFIDEEGNIYFSSKGHNSIGGYDIFKATYNDSLKQWNEPVNLGYPVNSVADDIYFNFHGKLAYFSSNRNGGLGLLDLYRCFFFSRVKVKGKVQNRLKKAIPFAKVRLESEEKFYETLADKNGDYELVVPIDNDFEITIEKNNTIFHRGEYAIKVSFTDSKKLEKSFYVVNVAGEDDTATLVEDKGMMHVKLFNSEEESSDFIVGKRSIPEAFTQKNVLDLKVAPKEEEVNQISAEVFVKGEPSKAMTIYVDGRPFDVDNEGKFDFYLGKGISIPRTVEVRDEFLELETWYIHDNVITIKLQERRDFRLSGTILVDGKVPYVYNSIELKGPDGSLHQIKTNTFGVFDTIIDANDDQQVPQWEIGVPGREIQSLSVRQDQLHSEFKISVSEIEQLFPFNLTVVDSAGYPIQDVFTLFDGEYYRTPQDGTIKVEKELKGNFYASRNLIVLHDYDIKKVFYEELLNRVVVVAKAHEKEVIIDRLVVYDTISVEKPQEVAEAPEMSQQALDSMLLVQNEAAVEAKIFELWTQMKKDSMPDMSAIQEYKSELSRIKGEMAQDQVTFESMNSSLKKVIDDMEGELVSKEDEVEAIRREGYNYLIASLIMLTAFVTMSVLWRRVRKQKSSLATINDELDEAYGEVQNQKKQITDSLKYAQTLQSSILPMGENMKESFKDSFVYYKPRDFVSGDFYWHARVKLNLVEYTFIAVVDCTGHGVPGAFMSMMGYAYLQEILDKKISYEPDVILKNLDLKVREGLRQKESKNTDGMDMILLRLSKLDDDHYEVKYAGAKTDFYVYDPIFESLLKYKSDRKGVGGHEQQEKEFSSNTFEITTENRIFLLTDGILDQNGKSGRKYGRRRMEAFLTKHAKKSMKEIHFLLNREVDRYMEGEEQRDDMTMIGFKMM from the coding sequence ATGAAGAAAATTATATTCATCATATCGTTCTGGCTTCTTCCTTCGGTAGTTTTTAGTCAACAAATATCTAGTAAGCAATTGATTAAAAAGTCCCATGCTGAATTTTCAGATGGACATTTTCTTCAGGCTGCTTTCTATCTAGAGACGTTGGTGAAAAGATTTCCTAAGAATAACGGTTATAAATATTCTCTGATTTTATCTTACCTAGAAACATCCCAAGCCGAAAAAGCTATCCCATTATTAGATGAGCTTGAAAGAACGTCCTATTCTTCAAATGGAGACTTTTACTACTATAGAGCTTTAGCCGCTCATCAAATGGAAGCATTTGAGCAAGCATTAAAATATATTGAACACGCAGAGAAAAATACAAAAGTACCTGGTGTAAAAAATAAGCAAAAACTAAAAGAACAAATCCTCAGAGCTCAGCTAGAATATAAACATCCCCAAACAGTAGTGTTAAGAAATATGGGGGAAGATATAAATAGTGAGGCCAATGATCATAGTGTGATCATGAGTACCGACCATCAAACGATTTATTATACCGTTCAATCGAAAGACTTTATTGATGGTTATACTGAGAAAATTTATTCGACAACTCAGACAAAAGATGGCGAATGGCTTGAGCCTATTAATATGAAAGGCTTGAAGTCTGATGGGAATAATGCTACTGTACAGGCCAGAAATAATGATACAGAAATTATCTTATACAACGATGGTGATCTATATAAAAGAAGATTTTATAAAGGACGATGGAGAGAACCTATTCCTCTTGAAGAAGTAAATAGCCCTGCTCACGATACGCATTGTTTTATCACTGATGATGGAAACAGAATCTATTATGCTACTCGATTGAATAATAAGTTGACAGATGATTTAGACTTATATTATATCGAAAAGGATGAAAAAGATGAATGGAGTGAGCCTATCCCAATTACAACTCTAAACACCGATTTTGATGAAGATTCCCCATTCATTGATGAGGAAGGTAACATTTACTTCAGTTCAAAAGGGCATAATTCAATTGGTGGTTACGATATTTTCAAAGCAACGTATAATGATTCTTTAAAGCAATGGAATGAGCCTGTCAATTTGGGTTACCCTGTCAATTCTGTAGCAGACGATATTTATTTCAATTTTCATGGAAAACTTGCCTATTTTTCTTCAAACAGAAATGGCGGATTAGGGCTGTTAGATCTCTATCGTTGTTTCTTTTTCAGTCGAGTAAAAGTAAAGGGTAAAGTACAGAATAGACTTAAAAAAGCGATTCCTTTTGCTAAAGTAAGGTTAGAAAGTGAAGAGAAATTTTATGAAACTCTAGCAGATAAAAATGGAGACTATGAGCTAGTGGTTCCGATTGACAATGATTTTGAAATCACTATTGAAAAAAATAATACCATTTTCCATAGAGGAGAATATGCGATTAAAGTATCTTTTACTGATTCTAAAAAATTAGAAAAGAGCTTTTATGTCGTAAATGTAGCAGGTGAAGATGATACCGCCACTCTTGTGGAAGATAAGGGAATGATGCACGTCAAGCTTTTTAATTCTGAGGAAGAAAGCAGTGATTTTATTGTTGGTAAGCGTTCAATTCCAGAAGCTTTTACACAAAAAAATGTATTAGACCTTAAAGTTGCTCCAAAGGAAGAGGAAGTAAATCAAATCAGTGCAGAAGTATTTGTAAAAGGAGAGCCATCTAAAGCAATGACGATATATGTAGATGGACGACCTTTTGATGTTGATAATGAAGGAAAGTTTGATTTTTATCTTGGTAAAGGGATTTCAATTCCTAGAACGGTCGAAGTACGAGATGAGTTTTTGGAGTTAGAAACATGGTATATCCATGACAATGTTATAACTATTAAGCTCCAAGAAAGACGCGATTTTAGATTGAGCGGGACAATATTAGTAGATGGGAAAGTACCTTATGTCTATAATTCAATTGAATTGAAGGGGCCTGATGGAAGCTTACATCAAATTAAAACAAATACTTTTGGCGTTTTTGATACAATTATAGATGCGAATGACGATCAACAAGTACCTCAATGGGAAATAGGAGTACCGGGAAGAGAAATTCAAAGTCTTTCTGTAAGACAAGATCAACTTCATTCTGAATTTAAAATCAGTGTATCAGAAATTGAACAATTGTTCCCATTCAACCTCACAGTTGTCGATTCTGCTGGATATCCAATCCAAGATGTTTTTACGCTTTTTGATGGTGAATATTATCGTACTCCTCAAGATGGAACGATCAAAGTAGAAAAAGAACTGAAAGGGAATTTCTATGCTTCTAGAAATCTAATCGTTCTTCATGATTATGATATCAAAAAAGTATTCTATGAAGAATTACTCAATAGAGTTGTCGTTGTTGCTAAAGCTCATGAGAAAGAAGTTATTATAGACCGACTTGTTGTTTATGATACCATTAGTGTTGAAAAACCTCAAGAAGTAGCTGAAGCCCCAGAAATGTCTCAACAAGCTTTGGATTCAATGCTTCTAGTTCAAAATGAAGCAGCAGTAGAGGCTAAAATATTTGAACTTTGGACTCAAATGAAGAAGGATTCCATGCCTGATATGAGTGCAATTCAAGAGTACAAAAGTGAGTTATCTCGAATTAAAGGTGAAATGGCTCAAGACCAAGTGACTTTTGAGTCAATGAATTCATCTTTGAAGAAGGTCATTGATGACATGGAAGGAGAGCTTGTGAGTAAAGAAGATGAAGTTGAAGCCATCAGAAGAGAAGGTTATAATTACCTTATTGCATCTTTAATCATGCTTACGGCCTTTGTTACGATGTCTGTTTTATGGAGACGAGTTAGAAAACAAAAGTCTTCTTTAGCAACAATCAATGATGAGCTAGATGAAGCTTACGGAGAGGTTCAGAATCAGAAAAAACAAATTACAGATAGTTTAAAATATGCTCAAACACTCCAAAGTTCTATCCTTCCAATGGGAGAGAATATGAAGGAGAGTTTTAAAGATAGCTTTGTGTATTATAAGCCTAGAGATTTTGTATCAGGTGATTTCTATTGGCATGCAAGAGTAAAATTGAATCTTGTTGAGTATACTTTTATCGCTGTAGTTGATTGTACTGGTCATGGAGTTCCAGGAGCCTTCATGTCCATGATGGGCTATGCTTATCTTCAAGAAATATTAGATAAGAAAATCTCTTATGAACCAGATGTGATTCTGAAAAACCTTGATCTTAAGGTAAGAGAAGGACTTCGTCAAAAGGAAAGTAAAAATACAGATGGAATGGACATGATTCTACTTCGACTTTCGAAGTTAGATGATGACCATTATGAAGTAAAATATGCTGGCGCAAAGACAGATTTCTATGTTTATGACCCAATTTTTGAAAGCTTATTAAAGTATAAGAGTGATCGAAAAGGAGTTGGCGGACATGAGCAACAAGAAAAAGAATTTAGTTCAAATACTTTCGAAATAACTACGGAAAATAGAATCTTCTTACTTACAGATGGTATTTTAGACCAGAATGGAAAATCGGGTAGAAAATATGGTCGAAGACGTATGGAAGCATTCTTGACAAAGCATGCAAAAAAATCGATGAAGGAAATTCATTTCCTTCTAAATCGAGAAGTAGATAGATATATGGAGGGAGAAGAGCAAAGAGATGATATGACAATGATCGGATTCAAGATGATGTAA
- a CDS encoding ATP-binding protein: MQIENIKVVFDNQKSSDLEARLGEDQYIVAVQDPQNRRSTKKFLIPLFYYDGYEWEKIDTNSLGERIFIASSPQILEADFSFDEFIKITHLKTNTKWTNDKKYNLDNSLTKYITHIDNKNNHLYEESIIDIVKGRLEIDRHLFYPNRNFYNLVQDIYVKQSKRFFIESEEGVIMGPFTGLQTNPEDKSIRVSGGIRHEIEVFDLPDYAFLELQTDLKGPKRKVIKSYTDIEIYVKDRLDFLTREELFDWVNTQLSDKDKLESVRELWDTITSNSKVGNVSSRFKRLENLFENTQNSYDGMESLIQTLANNEYFTSSLGELPRKKIEMEKALYDLKNLKKLEEKEIQKLDEALENQKAELEKFISYEESKREELRKEREELIEREIKEGQQKLEWIQSELEQKGEQLEVYQLHQKKAEIAQEIESLRTDKNEIQQSIELLKKDFIDTQQQTGRLLHDLVKTKTHFDLITARTEVEASEGVTRPKRFTVEGEKVKDLKELVNLTHQAFQQSGRQYSEHFIANLLISTHQNNLTLFWGLPGTGKTTLCRMLMQMLAPTERQLQIPVARGWTSQKDLVGFANPISKRFHRSASGLYDLLKQLDGEFKEEWYWDTPYAYTLLDEANLSPLEHYWAMFYNHADSVVNNKDGLVLQLGNGEEIHYANNLRFLGTINMDRTTEDLSPRMLDRANIIRLDLPSNMQLSPINDYQGEPLSITMQQILQFFNLQDFKTVTGGQTVKFNDIEVEDKFNYVVKQLSKIGVQISPRVKMSIISYCNVAQSVMAEQFRPLDYCIAQRLLTKIDVQGSHAVHTLRNLLDFINDFALKDSRASQILSKIIEKGEREGYSHNYFNYFMLDR; this comes from the coding sequence ATGCAAATTGAGAATATCAAAGTCGTATTCGACAATCAGAAATCAAGCGATTTGGAGGCAAGGCTTGGTGAAGATCAATATATAGTTGCTGTTCAAGATCCTCAAAATAGACGTTCTACTAAAAAATTTCTTATTCCACTTTTTTATTACGATGGTTATGAATGGGAAAAAATAGATACCAATAGTTTAGGTGAAAGAATATTTATAGCGAGCTCACCACAAATATTAGAAGCTGATTTTTCTTTTGATGAATTTATTAAAATAACTCACTTAAAAACGAATACGAAATGGACCAATGATAAAAAATATAATCTAGATAATTCATTAACGAAGTATATCACCCATATAGATAATAAGAATAATCATTTATACGAAGAGTCCATAATAGATATAGTAAAGGGAAGATTAGAAATAGATCGACATTTATTTTATCCAAATAGAAATTTTTATAATCTCGTTCAAGATATATATGTAAAGCAAAGTAAGCGTTTCTTTATTGAGAGTGAAGAAGGGGTGATTATGGGACCCTTTACTGGTTTACAGACAAATCCTGAAGATAAATCAATACGTGTTTCTGGTGGTATCAGACATGAAATTGAGGTTTTTGATCTGCCTGATTATGCTTTTTTAGAGCTTCAAACGGACTTAAAAGGACCCAAAAGAAAGGTTATTAAGTCGTATACGGATATAGAAATCTATGTAAAAGATCGCCTTGATTTCCTTACTAGAGAAGAGCTTTTCGATTGGGTAAATACACAGCTTTCAGACAAAGACAAACTAGAGAGTGTGAGAGAATTGTGGGATACCATTACTTCAAACTCTAAAGTTGGAAATGTATCGTCTAGATTCAAACGTCTTGAAAATCTTTTCGAGAACACTCAGAACAGTTATGATGGGATGGAAAGTCTCATTCAGACTTTAGCGAATAATGAATACTTTACGTCAAGTCTTGGAGAGCTTCCTCGTAAGAAGATTGAGATGGAGAAGGCTTTGTATGATTTGAAAAATCTGAAAAAGCTAGAAGAGAAAGAAATCCAAAAACTTGATGAGGCTTTAGAAAATCAGAAAGCAGAACTAGAGAAGTTTATTTCTTATGAAGAAAGTAAACGAGAAGAGCTGCGCAAGGAGCGAGAAGAGTTGATTGAGCGAGAGATTAAGGAAGGTCAACAAAAGCTAGAGTGGATTCAATCTGAGCTGGAGCAAAAAGGAGAGCAGTTAGAGGTTTATCAACTTCATCAGAAGAAAGCTGAAATTGCTCAAGAAATCGAATCTTTACGAACTGATAAAAACGAAATTCAGCAAAGTATTGAGCTTTTAAAGAAAGACTTCATAGATACGCAGCAGCAGACGGGAAGACTTTTACATGATTTGGTAAAAACCAAAACACACTTTGACCTGATCACTGCTCGTACAGAAGTAGAAGCATCTGAAGGTGTGACGCGTCCTAAGAGATTCACTGTTGAAGGAGAAAAAGTGAAAGACTTGAAGGAATTGGTCAATTTGACCCATCAAGCATTTCAGCAGAGTGGCCGACAATACTCAGAACATTTCATTGCCAACTTATTAATTTCTACCCATCAGAATAATTTAACCCTATTTTGGGGCTTGCCAGGTACAGGGAAAACAACTTTGTGTAGAATGCTGATGCAAATGTTGGCACCTACAGAAAGGCAGCTACAAATTCCTGTGGCAAGAGGATGGACGTCCCAAAAAGACCTTGTAGGTTTTGCAAATCCTATTTCAAAGAGATTTCATAGATCAGCATCGGGGCTTTATGATCTGTTGAAGCAATTGGACGGAGAGTTCAAAGAAGAGTGGTATTGGGATACACCATACGCATATACTCTTTTAGATGAAGCCAACTTGTCTCCTCTAGAACATTATTGGGCAATGTTCTACAATCATGCCGATAGTGTAGTCAATAATAAAGATGGTTTGGTACTGCAATTGGGGAATGGAGAAGAAATTCATTATGCCAATAACCTTCGCTTTTTAGGTACGATCAATATGGATCGAACCACAGAAGATTTATCTCCTAGAATGTTAGACCGAGCGAATATCATTCGTCTTGATTTACCATCCAATATGCAACTATCTCCAATCAATGATTATCAAGGAGAGCCTTTGTCGATTACAATGCAGCAAATACTCCAGTTTTTTAATCTTCAAGATTTTAAAACAGTTACAGGGGGGCAGACTGTCAAGTTTAACGATATAGAGGTTGAAGATAAATTCAATTATGTTGTAAAGCAGTTGAGTAAAATTGGTGTTCAGATAAGTCCGAGAGTAAAAATGTCGATTATTAGCTACTGTAATGTAGCCCAGTCTGTAATGGCAGAGCAATTCAGACCATTAGATTATTGTATTGCTCAAAGATTATTGACAAAGATTGATGTTCAAGGAAGTCATGCTGTACATACACTTCGTAATCTTCTAGATTTCATCAATGATTTTGCATTGAAAGATTCGAGAGCTTCTCAGATTTTATCAAAAATTATTGAGAAAGGAGAAAGAGAAGGTTACTCACACAATTACTTCAACTACTTTATGCTTGATCGATGA
- the trmD gene encoding tRNA (guanosine(37)-N1)-methyltransferase TrmD, which produces MRIDIISAVPSLLEGPFSHSILKRAQDKGLAEIVVHDLREFAINKHGQIDDYAYGAGAGMVLMVEPIDKCIQKLKSEREYAEIIYMTPDGDTFNQRTANQLSLGGDLMILCGHYKGIDHRIRETHITKEISIGDFVLSGGELGAAVVADAVIRLIPGVLNDETSALSDSFQDDLLAPPVYSRPAEYNGMKVPDILMSGHDAKIEEWRFEQSLERTKTLRPDLYKKFTKSHQK; this is translated from the coding sequence ATGAGAATAGATATAATATCAGCGGTACCTAGTCTTTTGGAAGGACCATTTTCACACTCTATTTTGAAAAGAGCGCAAGATAAAGGGCTTGCCGAGATTGTGGTACATGATCTTAGAGAGTTTGCGATCAATAAACATGGACAAATTGATGATTATGCCTATGGCGCAGGTGCAGGCATGGTATTGATGGTTGAGCCAATCGATAAGTGTATTCAAAAACTGAAAAGTGAGAGGGAGTATGCTGAAATTATATATATGACACCAGATGGTGATACTTTTAATCAACGTACTGCTAATCAGCTTTCATTAGGTGGAGACTTAATGATTCTTTGTGGGCACTACAAAGGTATTGATCACCGTATTCGAGAAACTCATATTACAAAAGAGATTAGTATCGGAGATTTTGTATTGTCTGGGGGAGAACTAGGTGCAGCAGTAGTTGCAGATGCAGTCATACGATTAATCCCTGGTGTACTAAATGATGAAACTTCAGCATTGTCTGATTCATTTCAAGACGATTTATTAGCTCCTCCAGTTTATTCAAGACCTGCGGAATATAATGGAATGAAAGTACCAGATATTTTAATGTCTGGTCATGATGCGAAGATTGAAGAATGGAGATTTGAACAATCTTTGGAGAGAACAAAGACTTTAAGACCTGATTTGTATAAGAAATTCACAAAATCACATCAAAAGTAA
- a CDS encoding aspartyl protease family protein has translation MKTKFLLFILLIPLSAFSQKIDFVKQLTFTDSTRVKAKIPFKLINNLIIIPVCINDSDSLNFILDSGASFTLLSNAALAQSLGVQKVRSYSLKGLGNNFNLTAWTSTSNKVELPYIEGYNQDIIFPEIDLKLGENMGIPIHGVIGYGVFNDFIVRINYFKKYLQLYKRSYYQQKKQDKFRKKYDAFPISIEGRRAYIESYLLSNTDSQRVKLLIDSGSSHLLSLFKESSKNISIPEKSTYTFLGTGIGGNILGHIAKSKSTLFENINMGDVYISYPDSNFINYQLIKNDRNGSIGANFLRHFDVVIDYESQELLMKQREKFRDVNSYNLTGLNLIMPYPPVRFYSVEFVGENSAAASAGFQKDDVILEINNKSTFFMAFEEVQSYLKMEGKKVNFLIERNEKKVLITMTLPVPST, from the coding sequence ATGAAAACTAAATTTCTCCTTTTTATCCTACTTATCCCTCTGAGTGCTTTTTCACAAAAAATTGACTTTGTCAAACAACTGACATTTACTGACTCTACAAGAGTTAAGGCTAAAATCCCATTCAAACTGATCAATAACTTAATCATTATACCTGTTTGCATTAATGACTCAGACTCTCTAAACTTTATCCTTGACTCAGGAGCATCCTTTACACTACTTAGTAATGCTGCTCTAGCACAATCTTTAGGCGTTCAAAAGGTAAGGTCATACAGCTTAAAGGGGCTTGGGAATAATTTCAATCTAACGGCATGGACCTCTACTTCTAACAAGGTTGAATTACCTTATATAGAAGGCTATAATCAAGATATTATTTTCCCTGAAATTGACCTTAAATTGGGGGAAAATATGGGGATCCCAATACACGGCGTTATTGGCTATGGTGTTTTCAACGATTTCATTGTAAGGATCAATTACTTCAAGAAATACCTTCAACTTTACAAACGCTCATACTATCAGCAGAAAAAACAAGATAAGTTTAGAAAAAAGTACGATGCATTCCCTATCAGTATTGAGGGAAGAAGAGCGTACATTGAGTCATACCTTCTTTCTAATACAGACTCACAAAGAGTAAAATTACTTATTGACTCTGGTTCATCTCATTTACTTTCTCTTTTTAAAGAATCATCAAAAAACATATCTATTCCTGAGAAATCCACTTATACGTTCCTTGGCACCGGGATTGGAGGTAACATCTTAGGACATATAGCGAAGAGCAAAAGCACCCTTTTCGAAAATATAAATATGGGAGACGTTTATATCTCTTACCCAGATAGCAACTTCATTAATTATCAACTCATTAAAAATGACAGAAATGGTAGCATAGGCGCTAACTTCCTAAGACATTTTGATGTAGTGATTGATTATGAAAGTCAAGAGTTACTGATGAAGCAAAGAGAAAAGTTTCGAGATGTCAACAGTTATAATTTGACAGGCTTAAATCTAATTATGCCTTACCCTCCTGTTCGTTTTTATAGTGTTGAATTTGTTGGAGAAAATAGTGCCGCTGCTTCTGCAGGCTTCCAAAAAGATGATGTGATTCTAGAGATCAATAACAAAAGCACTTTTTTTATGGCATTTGAAGAAGTGCAATCTTACCTGAAAATGGAAGGAAAAAAAGTAAACTTTTTAATTGAAAGGAATGAAAAAAAGGTACTGATAACTATGACATTACCAGTACCATCCACCTAA